The proteins below are encoded in one region of Haladaptatus sp. R4:
- a CDS encoding Xaa-Pro peptidase family protein, whose product MTKRDRLDSLLAEHDIESVWFARPNSFAWLTGGDNVIDREGDIGVAAVGYDGDTFRVVTNSIEGTRLRDEEFPDGMPVTEYPWYESSLADAVSEHADTPAAADFDVPGFESVDASPLRQPLTDEDADAYRQLGTETAAAVEAICRKLDPDDTEREIVSAFRGALDARDIETPVALVGGSERAQQYRHYTPTEAKLGDYAHVSVTAERAGLHASCTRTVAFDAPEWLAERHEAAATVETTALAATQRFGTEAVEGSEGSEGRDGRAKDVFAAIQDAYDRVGYPGEWEYHHQGGAAGYAGREWIATPTTDDVIRLPMAYAWNPTVQGAKSEDTALVDEDRIEILTQTGDWPTEAVTALDDDVTLPRPSILEL is encoded by the coding sequence ATGACCAAACGAGACCGTCTCGACAGCCTCCTTGCCGAGCACGATATCGAATCCGTCTGGTTCGCGCGTCCGAACTCGTTCGCGTGGCTCACGGGCGGCGACAACGTCATCGACCGTGAGGGTGACATCGGCGTCGCCGCCGTCGGCTACGACGGCGATACGTTCCGCGTCGTCACCAATTCCATCGAAGGAACCCGCCTTCGGGACGAGGAATTCCCGGACGGGATGCCCGTCACCGAGTACCCCTGGTACGAATCGTCGTTGGCCGACGCAGTGTCGGAGCACGCAGACACGCCCGCCGCCGCCGACTTCGACGTGCCGGGCTTCGAATCGGTCGACGCCTCGCCGCTTCGACAGCCGCTCACCGACGAGGACGCCGACGCGTATCGGCAACTGGGCACCGAAACCGCCGCCGCAGTCGAAGCCATCTGCCGGAAGCTGGATCCGGACGATACCGAACGGGAAATCGTCTCGGCGTTCCGCGGTGCGCTCGACGCGCGCGACATCGAGACGCCCGTGGCGCTCGTCGGCGGGAGCGAACGCGCACAGCAGTATCGTCACTACACGCCGACCGAGGCGAAGTTGGGGGACTATGCACACGTCTCCGTGACGGCGGAGCGGGCGGGACTACACGCGAGTTGTACCCGCACCGTCGCGTTCGATGCGCCGGAGTGGCTGGCGGAGCGACACGAGGCGGCGGCGACGGTCGAGACGACGGCGCTCGCCGCCACACAGCGGTTTGGGACGGAAGCAGTCGAAGGAAGCGAGGGGAGTGAAGGAAGGGATGGACGGGCGAAGGACGTATTCGCGGCGATTCAGGACGCCTACGACCGCGTCGGCTATCCGGGCGAGTGGGAATACCACCACCAGGGCGGCGCGGCGGGGTACGCCGGACGTGAGTGGATCGCGACACCAACGACGGACGACGTAATTCGACTGCCGATGGCGTACGCTTGGAACCCGACGGTACAGGGGGCAAAGAGCGAGGACACCGCCTTGGTCGACGAGGATCGGATCGAAATCCTCACGCAGACGGGCGACTGGCCGACGGAAGCCGTGACTGCGCTCGACGACGACGTGACGTTGCCGCGCCCGTCCATCCT